The Corallococcus exiguus genome segment AGATTCACAGCGGCTGCGTGGAAGAGAGAGCTCGGCAGCCGGTCCAGCAACTCATAGCGGCGCTCAAGAGCGTTCGCGTTGAAGCCACCGGCCTCGATCATGTGGCGTCCTGGGGTAGAACCTGGAACCCCTCACGCAGCTTCTCCAAGCGCGCGGAGAGAATGGCAGCATGCGCCTGTCGCTGTTCCAGGCTGGCTCGGGCGGGACGGCTGAAGCCGGGAGCGATCCACAGGTGGTCCTCAACCACCGTCGTGATGGATTGCACCTGCGCGTCCAACCCTGCGCGGTACCGCGCGACCTCTGCGGTCAGTTCCTGAACCTGCCGCTCCCGGCCCTGGATGTGGACCGCCGAGTAGCGGGTGGGCTCCATCATCGGAGGGAATCGATACGGCTCCATGTAATGATTGTTCTCGTCCGCGACGTAGGCCGCGTGTCGATTGTAATTATAATGACCATTGAAGTGATGCTCGATCTCCGCTCGGGTCATTCCCTTCCCGCCCAGAGTTCTTTCCGAGTGCCGCTCCGGTGGCGCCAGGAAGAGGGGCTCTTTGTCTGCCCCCCGCTTGCGACGCGTGCCCTCCGGCTCTGTCACCGGCTTATCCTCATGAAGGAACAACGGCTGCCCTTTCATGTTCCGGGCCTGGGAGCGGGACTGCTTCTCCAATTCCAACTGCTTCTCGAGCGCCCCCACCAGCTTCGAGAAACGCTCCGGCTCCGACGGCGACAGCGTTCCCAGCCGTTCCTGGTACCAGTGAAAGATGGCTTCGCGCTGCTCCGGGCGTTCCCAGGCGCAGTGCTGGAGCAACCAGCCATCCCAGACGGAGGCCTCCGTCCTGCCGTGACTCCAGGCGGAGACCTGAAGCAGATAGACGATCTTGCGCCACCGCCGATCTGAAACCGGAATCCGCTGCCCCTCCAGGAACGTCCTCAAGGCCTTGAGCAGCGCTTTCACGTCCGCGGGCAGGACGACCATCCGGGCTTCGGTGCGGAAGGCATCCAGCGACGCCCGGCTGAGGC includes the following:
- a CDS encoding AAA family ATPase, coding for MQPRGGAVRHPESDSSMKTRLATLRDQLAEGLIERETPLRLALLAALAGEHLLLVGPPGTAKSELARRLRYAFRDAPLFERLLTRFTVPEELFGPLSIKELEADRYHRQTEGYLPTAAFAFLDEIFKANSAILNALLTLLNEREFDNGTERVQTPLICAIGASNELPEGEELSALYDRFLLRCHVGPVSAEGFDTLLDLRGTRPPEPPLALRLSRASLDAFRTEARMVVLPADVKALLKALRTFLEGQRIPVSDRRWRKIVYLLQVSAWSHGRTEASVWDGWLLQHCAWERPEQREAIFHWYQERLGTLSPSEPERFSKLVGALEKQLELEKQSRSQARNMKGQPLFLHEDKPVTEPEGTRRKRGADKEPLFLAPPERHSERTLGGKGMTRAEIEHHFNGHYNYNRHAAYVADENNHYMEPYRFPPMMEPTRYSAVHIQGRERQVQELTAEVARYRAGLDAQVQSITTVVEDHLWIAPGFSRPARASLEQRQAHAAILSARLEKLREGFQVLPQDAT